In Entomomonas moraniae, one DNA window encodes the following:
- the tagH gene encoding type VI secretion system-associated FHA domain protein TagH, with protein sequence MELILEIISDQQYADNITKSKDFKSAGGIIGRAPDCDWIIPDPKRHVSGHHAMISTKNNQFYITDVSSNGTVLKNTGSKLPAGEPFLVEHGAVFCLGDFDIRARLVYDPEVFENVVGKPVDAGSVIPDDAFLDLDPIKAIEQEPFQYVDMDELADFMKGNDQREEQRRDYARVDIESLEIPQLVEDVIPEVKQPTPPPVVEMPVKPAANLSSDFWNKFSAELGIDISKFDDAEKEKLAIHTARLFKQCIIGVQQSLRTRSELKNELRLPITTVQATGNNPLRYTADAESAINDLLTKHNPSQLTPEQAINRAFRDLQAHQVALLAACRGAVRGVIHQFSPEQLVLAFEQRGESGMLKGSAWKWRTYCRYHNLLQQDVEWSDRLFSKDFTTYYEEQVRLLASLNDN encoded by the coding sequence GTGGAACTTATTTTAGAGATTATTAGTGATCAGCAATATGCTGACAATATTACAAAAAGCAAGGATTTTAAAAGTGCTGGTGGTATTATAGGGCGTGCGCCTGATTGTGATTGGATTATCCCTGACCCTAAGCGTCATGTGTCAGGACATCATGCCATGATCAGTACCAAAAATAATCAGTTTTATATTACTGATGTGAGCAGTAATGGCACTGTTTTAAAAAATACAGGTTCAAAGCTACCAGCAGGAGAGCCCTTTTTAGTTGAGCATGGTGCTGTATTCTGTTTGGGTGATTTTGATATTCGGGCACGTCTGGTTTATGATCCTGAAGTTTTTGAAAATGTTGTAGGCAAACCTGTTGATGCAGGGTCTGTTATTCCAGATGATGCGTTTTTGGATTTAGATCCGATTAAAGCAATCGAACAAGAGCCCTTTCAGTATGTTGACATGGATGAGTTAGCTGATTTTATGAAAGGTAATGATCAACGTGAAGAGCAACGCAGAGATTATGCACGTGTTGATATTGAGAGTTTAGAAATTCCACAGCTTGTGGAAGATGTTATTCCAGAAGTTAAACAGCCAACACCTCCTCCAGTTGTAGAAATGCCTGTAAAACCTGCTGCTAATTTATCAAGTGATTTTTGGAATAAGTTTTCTGCTGAGCTAGGTATTGATATCTCTAAGTTTGATGATGCTGAAAAAGAAAAGTTAGCTATTCACACCGCACGTCTATTTAAGCAATGTATTATTGGTGTTCAGCAAAGTTTAAGAACACGTTCAGAGCTAAAGAATGAGCTAAGGCTACCAATTACCACTGTACAAGCTACGGGAAATAATCCGTTACGTTATACGGCAGATGCAGAAAGCGCTATTAATGATTTGTTAACGAAGCATAATCCAAGTCAGTTAACGCCTGAGCAGGCAATTAATCGTGCGTTTAGAGATCTACAAGCGCACCAAGTGGCACTACTAGCCGCTTGTCGAGGTGCTGTAAGAGGTGTCATACATCAATTCTCTCCTGAACAGTTGGTTCTTGCTTTTGAGCAACGTGGTGAGAGTGGGATGCTTAAAGGAAGTGCTTGGAAATGGCGTACTTACTGTCGCTATCATAACTTATTACAACAAGATGTGGAGTGGAGTGATCGACTATTTAGTAAAGACTTTACCACTTATTATGAAGAACAGGTAAGACTTTTAGCTTCATTAAATGATAATTAA
- the icmH gene encoding type IVB secretion system protein IcmH/DotU: MERDDKTVISSRFNESQADSVPLLTDIPDAPKYAALDDKMVFAARLRPVDENIVGLNPLISAGAHILSEIVRLRNNAPPEDLDALQHNYIDAIKRFERIALQSGVENSQVMSARYVMCTVLDEAVVCTSWGVESTWSKYSMLASFHNETFGGEKVFQLLDKITRNPVKYLPLIELIYVCLSLGFEGKYRVVNRGTLELEAIRDSLYRQIKQLRGDVPKALSPQWQGLQTHRRGLIRLVPWWMVVIFTVICLVIMYCGFAFVLKQERQDALVPYQNLETTLTQETQNNTR; the protein is encoded by the coding sequence ATGGAAAGAGATGATAAAACGGTTATTAGTAGCCGCTTTAATGAAAGCCAAGCAGACTCTGTGCCGTTGTTAACAGACATCCCCGATGCACCAAAATATGCTGCATTGGATGATAAAATGGTTTTTGCAGCAAGATTGAGACCTGTTGATGAAAATATAGTGGGTTTGAATCCTCTTATTTCTGCAGGGGCACATATTCTTTCTGAGATTGTTAGGCTGCGTAATAATGCACCACCAGAAGACTTGGATGCATTACAACATAATTATATTGATGCAATAAAACGTTTTGAGCGTATTGCTTTACAAAGTGGCGTTGAAAATAGCCAAGTCATGAGTGCTCGCTATGTGATGTGTACCGTTTTAGATGAAGCTGTGGTCTGTACCTCTTGGGGTGTCGAAAGTACTTGGTCTAAATACAGTATGCTGGCTTCATTTCATAATGAGACTTTTGGTGGGGAAAAAGTTTTCCAACTATTAGATAAAATCACGCGTAATCCTGTTAAGTATTTACCACTCATTGAATTGATTTATGTTTGCTTATCACTTGGCTTCGAGGGTAAATATCGCGTTGTTAATCGTGGCACACTGGAGCTAGAAGCTATTAGAGATAGTTTATATCGTCAAATTAAGCAACTACGAGGTGATGTTCCTAAGGCATTGTCACCACAGTGGCAAGGTTTACAGACACACCGGCGTGGCTTAATTAGACTTGTGCCCTGGTGGATGGTTGTGATTTTTACGGTTATTTGCTTGGTCATTATGTATTGCGGTTTTGCTTTTGTATTAAAACAAGAGCGTCAAGATGCATTAGTGCCGTACCAAAACTTAGAAACCACATTAACTCAAGAAACTCAAAACAACACACGGTGA
- a CDS encoding sigma-54 interaction domain-containing protein has translation MDKLAAKYYASLIEASNVHSLVVCALSAAACATSASLVQLYLLDQDKTRLNLYGQCKDEHTCLTQDISYDYYHDALLQYCLTQNKPIITNDVSSFSLEINFLPQENKSWRSLLVLPLLNRQQIDGLLVCASFEAMDWDNKTALLQDFYRLTFIQYTRLIALQVKDTAPIKRDKESVVTKEHYGLIGSSPAMKSVYSLMSKVLHTPFTVLVTGETGTGKELVAKAIHHYSIRKNKAFVVQNCASMPETLLESELFGYSKGAFTGADKDHLGLLREADGGTLFLDEIGDMPIVLQAKLLRVLQEGEVRPLGSNKTFKIDVRVIAATHRNLLDEIKKGNFREDLYYRLAKFPIELPPLRDRGDDILALVDFFIDNTCQFLGRKKSIISQCFMDKLLSYSFPGNIRELKGLLERAILLADDEQLEAQHLHVSPDRQLTTKDNSLKDSVADYEREHLVKSLRDHQGNQTKTAKQLGISRRTLVYKIQRLNISKEEFSN, from the coding sequence ATGGATAAGTTAGCTGCTAAATATTATGCGTCTCTTATTGAGGCGAGCAATGTACATTCTCTCGTAGTCTGTGCATTGTCTGCGGCTGCTTGTGCTACATCGGCATCGTTAGTACAGTTATATTTGTTGGATCAAGATAAAACACGATTAAATCTCTATGGACAATGTAAGGATGAACATACGTGTTTGACGCAAGATATTTCGTATGATTATTACCATGACGCCTTATTACAGTACTGTTTGACTCAAAATAAACCTATTATCACGAATGATGTGAGTAGTTTTTCATTAGAGATTAATTTTCTACCGCAAGAGAACAAAAGCTGGCGTAGTTTATTAGTCTTACCGTTATTAAATAGGCAACAAATTGATGGTTTACTTGTTTGTGCTAGTTTTGAAGCAATGGACTGGGATAATAAAACAGCATTATTGCAAGATTTTTATCGATTAACATTTATTCAATATACACGATTGATCGCTTTACAAGTAAAGGATACAGCACCGATAAAAAGGGATAAGGAAAGTGTTGTTACAAAAGAGCATTATGGCTTAATAGGTAGCAGCCCAGCAATGAAGTCAGTGTATTCATTAATGAGCAAAGTACTACATACGCCATTCACTGTTCTTGTAACTGGTGAGACAGGAACAGGTAAAGAGCTAGTTGCTAAAGCAATCCATCATTACAGCATAAGAAAAAACAAAGCATTTGTTGTACAAAACTGCGCTTCTATGCCTGAAACATTACTAGAGAGTGAGTTGTTTGGTTATAGTAAGGGGGCGTTTACAGGGGCAGATAAAGACCATTTAGGTTTGCTTAGAGAGGCCGATGGTGGGACGCTGTTTTTGGATGAAATTGGTGATATGCCTATTGTGTTGCAAGCAAAGTTACTGCGTGTTTTGCAAGAAGGAGAAGTACGGCCACTGGGTAGTAACAAAACCTTTAAAATAGATGTAAGGGTTATTGCTGCAACGCACCGTAATTTATTGGATGAAATAAAAAAAGGGAATTTTAGAGAAGACCTTTATTATCGTTTGGCCAAGTTCCCCATCGAATTACCACCACTACGGGATCGTGGTGATGATATTTTGGCATTGGTTGATTTCTTTATTGATAATACGTGTCAGTTTTTAGGCCGGAAAAAAAGTATAATAAGTCAATGCTTTATGGATAAACTATTAAGTTATTCATTTCCTGGTAATATCAGAGAGTTAAAAGGGCTTTTGGAGCGTGCTATTTTACTCGCGGATGATGAACAGTTAGAAGCGCAACACCTACATGTTAGCCCTGATAGACAATTAACGACTAAAGACAATAGCCTTAAAGATAGTGTTGCAGACTATGAGCGTGAGCATCTTGTAAAAAGTTTACGTGATCATCAAGGCAATCAAACAAAAACAGCAAAACAGTTAGGTATTTCAAGACGAACATTGGTATATAAAATACAGCGTTTAAATATATCAAAAGAAGAGTTTTCAAATTAG
- the tssH gene encoding type VI secretion system ATPase TssH produces MINIDLQQLIQALDTQTRKDLEKAAEACVVRGGNKVLIEDMLLSMLGTPDSLINKAVQDAGIELGELLSVLQLRAESHETQNPVFSVELVQWMQDALLLANLELERNYIDQAALILALLRNNLRYVGTKYYKLLSQIDEARLRDYVLADQVEQTGSANVIREGVESFIKKFTHNFTQQARENKLDPVLCRDDAIRQMIDILARRRKNNPIIVGEAGVGKTAVVEGLAIRIAEGDVPEILKGMELLSLDMGLLQAGASMKGEFERRLKGLIDEVKASPKPIILFIDEAHMMIGSGGDAGGSDAANLLKPALARGELCTIAATTWSEYKKYFEKDAALARRFQAVQLHEPTIDEAVTILRGLAHVYERSHGIYLRDDAVVAAAELSARYLAGRQLPDKAVDVLDTASARVKISLASAPAKVEQLRTKIAVDERQYQALKRDSLAGLKIDEELLATLETTLADTRLELEQFIERWEYQKDLAEQLIGLRKQYSQLQKVKQDLEQESLQTTDDAIVTEVVETVVEEITEAGEFVEESIEALTIQVTPEQVTEQLAQVQKELNRIHVLLEEAQESERLVSFEVCPRLIAEVISGWTGIPVEQLAKEHNIKVMSFATELRERVRGQEQAIVALDKAIRTSAAGLNRPEMPVGVFLFVGPSGVGKTETALALSDLLYGGDRFLTVINMSEFQEKHTVSRLIGSPPGYVGYGEGGMLTEAVRQKPYSVILLDEVEKADPDVMNLFYQVFDKGIANDGEGREINFRNTLIIMTSNLASDIISTLCKDGARPAPETLEEAIRPALSKHFKPALLGRMKVVPYYPVDGEVLNELIEIKLGRLANRMQQRKLELTYDPALIGVLAERCTHSESGARLIDALLDQYIIPHITDRLLEAMAKKEELKRVNIVVDAENTVTCEFY; encoded by the coding sequence ATGATTAATATAGATTTGCAACAATTAATTCAGGCGTTAGATACCCAGACACGCAAAGATCTTGAAAAAGCAGCAGAAGCTTGTGTTGTTAGAGGCGGCAATAAAGTTTTAATTGAAGATATGCTACTGAGTATGTTGGGTACGCCAGATAGTCTAATCAATAAAGCTGTACAAGATGCAGGGATAGAGTTGGGCGAGTTGTTATCAGTACTACAGCTTCGTGCTGAGTCACATGAAACACAAAATCCTGTTTTCTCTGTGGAGTTGGTGCAATGGATGCAAGATGCATTATTGCTTGCAAATTTAGAGTTAGAACGAAACTACATTGATCAAGCCGCTTTAATTTTAGCCTTATTGCGTAATAATCTTCGTTATGTAGGTACAAAATACTATAAATTATTGTCACAAATTGATGAAGCACGTTTACGTGATTACGTCTTAGCGGACCAAGTTGAGCAGACAGGCTCTGCGAATGTTATCCGTGAAGGTGTGGAGTCTTTTATTAAGAAGTTTACCCATAATTTCACACAACAAGCACGAGAAAATAAATTAGACCCAGTGCTTTGCCGTGATGATGCCATTCGCCAAATGATTGATATTTTGGCGCGTCGCCGTAAAAATAACCCGATCATTGTGGGGGAAGCGGGTGTTGGTAAAACAGCGGTTGTTGAAGGTTTGGCTATTCGTATAGCCGAAGGTGATGTACCTGAAATCTTAAAAGGCATGGAGTTACTGTCATTAGACATGGGGCTTTTACAAGCTGGCGCCAGTATGAAAGGCGAGTTTGAGCGTCGTTTGAAAGGTCTGATTGATGAGGTAAAAGCTTCTCCTAAACCCATCATATTATTTATTGATGAAGCCCACATGATGATTGGTTCTGGTGGTGATGCGGGTGGTTCAGATGCTGCAAATCTTCTAAAGCCTGCACTTGCGCGAGGAGAGCTTTGTACAATTGCGGCAACTACTTGGTCTGAATATAAAAAATATTTTGAAAAAGACGCTGCATTGGCTCGCCGTTTTCAGGCGGTACAACTCCATGAACCCACCATTGATGAAGCTGTTACTATATTGCGCGGCTTAGCACATGTTTATGAGCGTAGCCACGGTATTTATTTAAGAGATGATGCTGTTGTTGCAGCGGCTGAACTTTCTGCTCGATATTTGGCAGGTCGTCAATTACCCGATAAGGCAGTTGACGTGCTAGATACAGCGAGTGCACGTGTGAAAATTAGTCTTGCTTCAGCACCTGCAAAGGTTGAGCAACTACGTACGAAGATTGCTGTTGATGAAAGACAATATCAAGCATTAAAGCGCGATAGTTTGGCTGGTTTAAAAATAGATGAAGAGCTATTAGCAACCTTAGAGACAACATTAGCGGACACAAGGCTAGAGTTAGAGCAGTTTATTGAGCGTTGGGAGTATCAAAAAGATCTTGCAGAGCAGTTGATTGGTTTAAGAAAGCAATACAGTCAGTTACAAAAAGTGAAGCAAGACTTAGAGCAAGAATCATTACAAACAACAGATGATGCAATCGTTACGGAAGTTGTTGAGACTGTTGTTGAAGAGATAACAGAGGCTGGAGAATTTGTTGAGGAGTCTATTGAGGCGCTCACCATACAAGTAACGCCTGAACAAGTAACTGAGCAGCTAGCACAAGTACAGAAAGAATTAAATAGAATACACGTATTACTGGAAGAGGCTCAAGAAAGTGAACGCCTGGTCAGTTTTGAAGTGTGCCCGAGACTTATTGCAGAAGTCATTAGCGGATGGACGGGTATTCCTGTAGAGCAGTTAGCGAAAGAACACAACATTAAAGTGATGAGTTTTGCTACAGAGCTTCGTGAGAGAGTGAGGGGGCAAGAGCAAGCTATTGTAGCGTTAGATAAAGCGATTCGTACTTCTGCGGCAGGCTTAAACCGCCCAGAAATGCCTGTTGGTGTGTTCTTATTTGTAGGGCCAAGCGGTGTTGGTAAAACAGAAACAGCATTAGCGTTATCTGACTTGCTATATGGCGGTGATCGTTTCTTAACTGTGATTAACATGTCAGAGTTTCAGGAAAAACATACGGTCTCTCGTTTAATTGGTTCTCCTCCAGGCTATGTAGGTTATGGTGAGGGTGGTATGTTGACGGAGGCTGTTCGTCAAAAACCTTACTCAGTTATTTTATTGGATGAAGTGGAAAAGGCCGATCCTGATGTGATGAACTTGTTCTATCAAGTTTTTGATAAAGGGATTGCTAATGATGGTGAAGGTAGAGAGATTAACTTTAGAAACACTTTGATCATTATGACCTCTAATTTAGCCAGTGATATTATTTCAACATTGTGTAAGGATGGAGCAAGACCTGCGCCAGAAACATTAGAAGAAGCGATTAGACCTGCGTTAAGTAAGCATTTTAAACCAGCACTCTTAGGTCGTATGAAGGTTGTGCCTTACTATCCTGTTGATGGAGAGGTATTAAACGAACTTATTGAGATCAAACTAGGACGTTTAGCAAACCGTATGCAGCAACGTAAATTAGAGTTAACGTATGATCCTGCGTTAATTGGCGTTTTAGCCGAGCGTTGTACACACAGTGAAAGTGGTGCTCGTTTAATTGATGCATTATTAGACCAGTATATTATTCCTCATATTACCGATCGTTTATTAGAAGCGATGGCGAAAAAAGAGGAGTTAAAGCGCGTTAATATCGTAGTTGATGCTGAAAATACTGTAACTTGTGAGTTTTATTAA
- the tssJ gene encoding type VI secretion system lipoprotein TssJ — MAKLRLLGLLLIIAVLTGCSWMNPYSDVTKVNIRLNGSDYLNPDLRGRPSPIVVRIYELKNAVNFMNADFFSLYNDAKNVLGEDLVAVEEMELTPRQRIHLRYRVAETSQYVGIVAAYRDLSSADWRYIVKTVPKEKLYVNVVLTSDGIYKNTDPRALKVNETLPMNER, encoded by the coding sequence ATGGCAAAATTAAGATTATTAGGTTTATTACTAATAATAGCAGTATTAACAGGCTGTTCTTGGATGAACCCATATTCAGATGTTACTAAGGTTAATATTCGACTTAATGGTAGTGATTATTTAAACCCAGACTTGCGTGGAAGACCTTCGCCTATTGTTGTTCGAATCTATGAGTTAAAAAATGCAGTGAACTTTATGAATGCAGATTTCTTTAGTTTGTACAATGACGCAAAAAATGTGTTAGGTGAAGATTTGGTGGCTGTAGAGGAAATGGAGTTAACACCTCGTCAACGGATACATCTACGTTATAGAGTAGCTGAAACTAGTCAATATGTAGGTATTGTCGCTGCTTATCGTGATTTATCATCAGCTGATTGGCGCTATATTGTTAAAACAGTCCCTAAAGAAAAGCTTTATGTCAATGTGGTTTTAACCAGTGATGGTATTTATAAAAATACTGATCCTAGAGCACTGAAGGTTAATGAAACATTGCCAATGAACGAAAGATAA
- a CDS encoding type VI secretion protein — MVTVKKGILLLLLSVFLSACSGNYKSSDDRYRQIGQPPLVIDNKVK, encoded by the coding sequence ATGGTTACTGTTAAAAAAGGTATTTTATTATTGTTATTAAGTGTTTTTTTAAGTGCTTGTTCTGGTAATTATAAATCAAGTGATGATAGATATAGACAAATTGGTCAGCCACCACTAGTGATTGATAACAAGGTTAAATAA
- the tssG gene encoding type VI secretion system baseplate subunit TssG, producing the protein MSAKNIRYRGDAKETLPALPLWNEKNIRKYSLFQGVLLTVDYLRSITDEALTDDEIYERIEFVANPSLGFPTCDIEYVEFFIEDQQVRVRMCINPLGLIGANSPMPIFYSEQALGDSTEDDNTTRDFLNYFNDRLQRLLLPIWKKYRYYAFYKDGALDSFSAKLFSLIGLGPEALRKSNNLNWKRLLPYLGMISLRAHSAVLVEAVLRYYFKHKDIFVEQCVERRVKIAEDQLNRLGQANSIMGDTLVIGTEVRDRSGKFRIHILKLTWDQFHQFLPIYKEYDQLNTLVGFILRDPLEYDIKLQLLKNEIRDLRIGNNSECLLGWTSWLGKERADGEILLKNQM; encoded by the coding sequence ATGTCGGCTAAAAATATTCGTTATCGGGGAGATGCAAAAGAGACGCTACCTGCTTTACCTTTATGGAATGAGAAGAATATTCGTAAGTATTCATTATTTCAGGGTGTTTTATTAACAGTCGATTATCTTCGTAGTATTACGGATGAAGCGCTGACCGATGATGAAATTTATGAACGTATTGAGTTTGTTGCTAACCCAAGTTTAGGATTCCCAACCTGTGATATTGAGTATGTGGAGTTTTTTATTGAGGATCAGCAAGTTCGAGTAAGAATGTGTATTAATCCTTTGGGGCTGATTGGTGCAAATTCTCCAATGCCAATTTTTTATAGTGAGCAGGCATTAGGTGATAGTACCGAAGATGATAATACTACAAGAGACTTTCTAAACTATTTTAATGATCGTCTTCAACGGTTATTGTTACCTATTTGGAAAAAATATCGCTATTACGCGTTTTATAAAGATGGAGCTTTAGACAGTTTTTCAGCAAAGTTATTTTCGCTGATTGGCTTGGGCCCCGAAGCATTAAGAAAGTCAAATAATCTTAACTGGAAGCGATTATTGCCTTATTTAGGCATGATTAGTTTACGTGCTCACTCAGCGGTGTTAGTTGAGGCGGTGTTGCGTTACTACTTCAAGCATAAAGATATTTTTGTAGAGCAGTGCGTTGAGCGTAGAGTGAAAATTGCAGAAGATCAACTTAACCGCTTAGGGCAAGCCAATAGTATCATGGGGGATACACTTGTAATTGGTACCGAGGTAAGAGACCGAAGTGGTAAATTTAGAATACATATTTTGAAGTTAACGTGGGATCAGTTTCATCAATTTTTACCGATTTATAAAGAATATGATCAGCTTAATACACTGGTTGGTTTTATCTTAAGGGATCCGTTGGAATACGATATTAAATTACAATTATTAAAGAACGAAATTCGAGATTTAAGAATAGGCAATAACAGTGAATGTCTGCTTGGTTGGACAAGTTGGCTTGGTAAAGAAAGAGCCGACGGCGAAATTTTACTAAAAAATCAAATGTAG
- the tssK gene encoding type VI secretion system baseplate subunit TssK, translating into MSTQKVVWQEGMLLRPQHFQHNDRYYSQQLAIRTQLLSSNTWGFISLQIDTQYLNMGKIVVNEAKGVLPDGSFFEIRKELEPLALDIPPNTNNQPVYLALPISTDNHIEVREASQTDVLARYIMREIEVADANSLDSNIIMINSCQPDFRLILGDEENNSAFVFLKICHILDCSSDKTIALDSEYVPTYLNLHASSVLLSSLKEVISMLVHRGDRLAERINASGKTQSAEVGDLLMLQLINSVEPLLRHYLRADKTHPEDVYKELVRLYGQLATYASDAKRPSMDYYYMHSDQGLCYRKLMERLRQVLSMVLEQHAIELLLQQRAYGIQVSPLHDHSMLSNSKFILAASASCDPEFLRSKLPAYLKCGPVERIRQLVNLHLPGVKIKALPVAPRQIPFHSGKIYFALELSSDDLAQLESSGGFAFHVSGAFDNLELKFWAIRN; encoded by the coding sequence ATGAGCACTCAAAAAGTAGTTTGGCAGGAGGGGATGTTGCTAAGACCGCAGCATTTCCAACACAATGATAGATATTATAGCCAGCAGCTAGCTATACGTACGCAATTACTATCCAGTAATACGTGGGGTTTTATTTCTTTACAAATAGATACTCAATATCTGAATATGGGTAAAATTGTTGTTAATGAGGCTAAAGGCGTTTTGCCTGATGGTTCTTTTTTTGAAATCAGAAAGGAATTAGAGCCATTAGCACTGGATATTCCACCTAATACTAATAATCAACCCGTTTATTTAGCACTGCCTATTTCAACAGATAATCATATTGAGGTGAGAGAGGCTTCGCAAACTGACGTATTAGCACGCTATATCATGCGTGAAATTGAAGTTGCTGATGCCAATAGCCTTGATTCAAATATTATTATGATTAATAGTTGTCAACCCGATTTTAGATTAATTTTGGGTGATGAAGAAAATAATAGTGCGTTTGTATTTTTAAAGATTTGCCATATTTTAGATTGTAGTTCTGATAAAACAATTGCATTGGACAGTGAATATGTTCCAACGTACTTAAATTTACATGCCTCTTCTGTGTTACTGTCTTCATTAAAAGAAGTTATTAGTATGCTTGTTCATCGTGGTGACCGCCTCGCAGAAAGGATTAATGCCAGCGGTAAAACACAAAGTGCAGAAGTAGGCGATTTATTAATGTTACAGTTAATTAATAGCGTTGAACCGTTGTTAAGACACTATCTTCGAGCGGATAAAACACATCCTGAGGATGTCTATAAGGAGCTAGTGCGTTTATACGGACAGTTGGCCACTTATGCGAGTGATGCTAAACGCCCCAGTATGGATTACTATTATATGCATAGTGATCAAGGGCTTTGCTACCGTAAGTTAATGGAAAGACTCCGTCAAGTATTGTCTATGGTATTGGAGCAGCATGCTATCGAGTTGTTATTACAACAACGTGCTTATGGTATTCAAGTATCACCCTTACATGATCATAGTATGTTGAGTAACTCTAAGTTTATTTTAGCGGCTAGTGCTTCTTGTGATCCTGAGTTTTTACGAAGTAAGTTACCTGCGTATTTGAAGTGTGGGCCTGTTGAAAGAATTAGGCAATTGGTTAATCTTCATTTGCCCGGTGTTAAAATTAAAGCGTTACCTGTGGCGCCAAGACAAATACCATTCCATTCAGGAAAAATTTATTTTGCACTTGAGTTAAGCTCAGATGATCTTGCACAGCTAGAAAGTTCGGGAGGCTTTGCTTTCCATGTGTCAGGTGCATTTGATAATCTTGAACTTAAATTCTGGGCTATTCGTAATTAG